DNA sequence from the Bradyrhizobium sp. CIAT3101 genome:
GCGCGATCAACCGGGTGCAGAGCTTTGAGCAGACGGCCTCCGTCGTCGACATGCTCCAGCGCGCCGGCATCAGGGGGATCAATTTCGACCTGATCTACGGCCTGCCGCACCAGACGATCGCATCGTGCCTGGACACGGTGCGGCGCTCGCTCGAACTGGCGCCGGCCCGCTTTTCGGTGTTCGGCTACGCGCATGTGCCCGATTTCAAGAAGCACCAGCGCATGATCAATGAGGAGCATCTGCCGGACGGCCTCGCGCGCCACGACCAGGCTTGCGCCATCGCCAACGCGCTGAAGGAGGCCGGCTATGTGCAGATCGGGCTCGATCATTTCGCGCGTCCCGATGACGCCATGGCGGTGGCTTTCGAGCAGGGGGCGCTGCGGCGCAATTTCCAGGGTTACACCACCGACCAGAGCGAGGTGCTGCTCGGCTTTGGCGCCAGCGCGATCGGACATCTGCCGCAGGGCTATGTCCAGAACGCGGTGCAGATCGGTGCCTATGCGCAACGCATTGCGGATGGCCGCCTCGCCACCGCGAAAGGCTATGGGCTCACCGATGACGACCGGCTGCGTGCCGACATCATCGAGCGCATCATGTGCGAGTTCGGCGCCGATCTCGGCGACATCTGCGCGCGCCATGGCGCGAAGCCGGAGGCGATGCTGCAATCCGCGTCGCGGCTGAAGCCGCTGATCTCGGATGGCGTCGTCAGGCTCGACGGCGATCGCCTCGCGGTCGCGAGCGACTCGCGCTTCCTGGTCCGCAGCGTGGCCGCCGCGTTCGATGCGCATCTCGATCCGGGCAAGCAGTTGCACAGCCGGGCGGTGTAGTCGCCGCCAGCTTGCGCTTCAGCAAAGAAGCGCAGCTCCGCTCCGCTATCGTCTTTTCGGAACGGAGTTGTCCATGCCCTTCCGATCCGACGATCTGGTCGATGACATCATGCGTGCGGCCCCGCACACGATCCGCGTGTTCCTCGCCTTCAGGATGGCCTGTGTCGGCTGTCCGATCGCAACCTTCCACACCGTGGACGATGCCTGCCGCGAGCACGGCATCGACCGCGACAAGTTTCTCGCCGCGCTGAGCGAATGCGTGCCGGCATGAGGCGAATTGGAGTCTGCGCGGGGGCGCGCAGCCTCCCGGGTGAGGGCGAGCTTTCGCCGTAAGCGGAGGCGCCCTCACCCCTATCGTCAGCCCGCACCACTGTCCGGGCTGCGTTCTGCCAGCACGACGATCCGGTGCGGATCGCGCAGGATAATACGCTGGCGGCCGCTCTCGACCAGGCCCTGGCTCTCCCAGCCGCTGAGGATGCGGCTCACCGTGTGCAGCGTGGTGCCGGTCATCTGCGCGATGTCCTGGCGGCTGATCGGGAAATCGATCTCGATGCCGTGATCGAGCTTCTTGCCGGATTGGCTGGCGAGCCGCAGCAGCGCATGCGCGACGCGCTGCTCGACCTGCTGGGTCGACATTTCCAGGATGCGGGTGTGGCTCTCCTGCAGCCGCTTGCCGACGGTCTGCATCGTGTTGGCGGCAAGCGCCGGAAACCGCTCGATCAGCCGCGGCCAGGCCGAATTCGGCCAGATCAGCGCGACGCTGTCGTCGACCGCCATCGCCGTTGCCGGATACTGTGCGGCGCCGATCGCCATCGCCAGTCCGAAGGTTTCACCGGGCGCGACATAGCGCACCACGATCTGCTCGCCGGTCGGCGTGGTCTTGGCCGCGCGGACATGCCCATGCAGCAGCAGGAAGAAGGATTGCGCATCCGCGCCCTGCTCGAAGATGGCGGTGTTTTTGGGATAGCGCACCGATCGGGCCTCGCGCAGGATCTCCTCGAGGTCTTCCGGCTTGACGCCGGCAAACAGCGGCAAATGCGCAACCAGCGATGTGTCGACCTTGGCCATACTGCCTCCTTGGCATCAGGGAGTGTGATGGCACCTGCAATCGTCGGGGTGTTTGCGATAGCGCAAAACGGACCGGCCGGACGGCAGTATTTTTCCAGCCGACGATCCGAATTCACAGGAGTTGCCCCATGGCTGGCGCCCGATCCCGTAACTTTCAGGGCTGGCCGCTGTTTGCGAACAGCTTTCGGCCCTTTTTCCTGCTCGCCGCGATCCAGGCCGGGCTGTCGATCCTGGTCTGGCTGCCGATGTTCTATGGCGAGCTGTCGGTGACGTCGGCCTTTGCGCCGCGGGACTGGCACGTCCACGAGATGCTCTACGGCTTCCTGCCGGCTGTGATCACCGGGTTCCTGTTCACGGCGATCCCGAACTGGACTGGGCGGCTGCCGATCCAGGGCACGTCGCTGGGCGTGCTGCTGGTGGTCTGGCTTGCCGGGCGCGGGGCGGTGGTTCTGTCCGCCGAGATCGGCTGGGCATTCGCGCTCGCCGTCGACGCGGCCTTCCTGGCGCTGGTCGTTGCGGCCGCAACGCGCGAGATCATCGCCGGCGGCAACTGGCGCAATCTGCCCGTCGTGGTGCTCGTGCTGGTGCTGCTATCAGGCAATGTCGCCTTCCATCTCGAAGCGCATTACGAGGGCGCGGCCGATGTCAGCATCCGCGTCGGTATCGGCGTGGTCGTGCTGCTGATCTCGCTGATCGGCGGCCGCATCATCCCGAGCTTCACCCGCAACTGGCTGGTCAAGTTCAACCCCGGCCGCCTGCCGGTGCCGTTCGGGCGGTTTGACGGCGTGGTGGTCGGGTTGAGTGCGCTGACGCTCATCGCCTGGATCGTGGCGCCGCTGAATGCGATCACCGCTGTCGCGATGGCATTTGTCGGCTTGCTGCATCTGGTGCGGCTCGCGCGCTGGGCCGGCGATCGCACCACGCGCGAGCGGTTGCTGCTGATCCTGCATGTCGGCTACGCCTTCGTGCCGCTCGGCTTCCTCCTGAACGCCTTGGCTGGTTTCGGCGCGCTGCCGCCGAGTGCCGGCATTCACGCCTGGATGACGGGCGCCGCCGGAGTGATGACGCTCGCGGTGATGACGCGCGCGAGCCTTGGCCATACCGGGCAGGCGCTGACGGCATCACTGGCGACGCAAGCCATCTATGTTGCGATCATCGTCGCGGCGTTGGCGCGGGTTACTGCCGTGATGCTGCCAGCGCATGGCGATGTGCTGCTGCACATTGCCGCCTGCGGCTGGATCGTCGCGTTCCTCGGCTTTGCCGCCGCGTTCGGACCGCTGCTTGCCGGCAGCCCCCGGCGTGCACTCGCCATCATGGGCGTGCCGGCCCCGGCACGCTGAGTCAGGCTGCGTTCGCCGTCGGCGGCCGTACGCCCTTGCGCCAGTCGGTGATGGTGCAGCCGAAGCGGCCGCGGAACCAGCGCGCCATCGCGCTCTGCGCCGAGAAGCCGAGCTGTGCGGCGATATCCGCCAGCGGCCGGCCGGGGTCCTCGATCAGCTGGATCACGAGATCGGCGCGCTGCGCATCCAGGATCGCCGAGAAGCTGGTGCCGGCTTCGGCGAGGTGCCGGTGAATGGTGCGGCGGGTGCAGGCAAGATGCTCGGCCACGCGTTCGACCGTGCAGTCGCCGCTCGCGAGCAGGCTGCGCACGACCTCGTCGACTTTCTGCTCCCAGCTCGCCGGCCGGGTCTCGATCGCTTCGATCCGCTTGCGCAGATAGCTTGCGATCAGGGGATGCGCGCTCGGGATCCGCCGCTCCATGTCGTGCGTCGACAACTGGATCGAGTCCTCCTCCGCGTTGAAGATCACGCGGCAGCCATAGAAGTCGCGGTAGCGCTTGCGGTCGTGCGGCGGCGGGTAGTGCAGGTGCACCTCCTGCGGCCGCCAGTCACTTCCGAACAGCGACTGGATGATGCGATGGACGCTGCCCAGCGCCATGTCGATCGACTGGCGCGGGGCCGTCGGTTGCCGGCCGCGCAGATGCAATGTGACGGTCACGGTCTGCTTGTCCCTGACGACGTCGAGCTTCATGCCGTCGTGATGAACATGGATGAAGCGGGAGAATGCTTCGATCGCCTCGCCGACGGTCGCCTGTTCGCGCACGATCAGGCCAACCGCGCCGAAATTGGTCAGGCCGCCGCGCTCGGCGAGCCGCAAGCCGAAATCTTCGGCACCGGAGGCTTCTGCCGACAATTCGAGCAAGCGACGTAAGGCCGGGACCGCGATGGGCGTATCGGGCTTGTCGAGAACGGTCAGCGGCAGTCTGACCTTGCGCATCATCTGCCTGGGGTCGAGCCCGACCGACCGGGCGACCTCCGGGTAACAACTCAAGCCTGCGCTGCGAATGAGGTCGGTCATGCGACCCGTTCCTGTCAGCCATTCCCGCAGATGTCCCGAAATGTAAAGTTTCTGTCCCGATCCGTCAAATCCGGGAACAGGGCGGAACATACATAAGGGAAAGCGAAGCACCGGCGTGAATGCCGTGCTCATGACGGCGGGGCGCGATGGGGCCCCCGGCCGTCTCAAATCATTTGACCAAGACATTACTGGATCGGGATTATGCCGGGAAACATGCTTTCCAAGGGTGAGGTATTCGTCATTGAAACCGACGCCGCCTCCCGCGAACAATTGTCCAACGCGCTCCAGCAGAGTGCTTATGACGTGATCTGCTTCGCCGACGGCGCGTCGCTGCTGTCGGAAGCCAAGGCGCGGATGCCGGCCTGCGTGTTGCTGGAGATGCCGCCGGATCGCTCCGCGCTCGAGGTGCTCAAGCGCCTGCGCGAGGAAAACTGCATGGCGCCGGTCCTGGTGACCTCGGCGAACGGCAGCATCGCCATGGCGGTCGACGCGATCAAGAGCGGTGCGGCCGACTTTATCGAGAAGCCGTTTCGCACCCGCGATGTCGTCGACCGGATCGATGCCGCGATCGACGAGTCGGCCCAGCCGGATTCGACCAGGCACCGCTGGCTGCCCAGTTGCGAACCCCTGACCGCGCGCGAGAACGACGTGCTGGTGCATCTTGCCGCCGGTCTGACCAACAAGGAGGTCGCCCGTCGCATGCATCTGAGCGCACGCACGGTCGAAGGCTATCGTGCCAGCATTTTGAAGAAGGCCGGCGCCCGCAACGTGACCGATTTGCTCCGCCGCATCTTCGGCCAGGGTTCGCCGAGCCAAGCCTGAACAAGCCAGCCTGAACAATCCAAGCCTGAACAATCCAAGCCTGAACGAGCCGGCCTGAACTCGGCTTCTGAGTCCCGGTTGTGCCGCGGCGCGGTGACGCGTTCCGCGGCCATGGTGCTGCCGCAGCCGCGCCCAACGGAAACCCCAATCGAACCAGTTCCTTCCCTGCCGCGTCTCACCACGATGGCGTGGCATGTTTTCGCAGCGTCCGGCTGGCGGCGCGGCGATATCGGCAGGGAGAAGTTTATGCGCACGATCGCAAGATGTCTGGCGACGACGAGCCTGGTCCTGGTGACCACGGCGCTCGCCGCGCCCTCATGGGCCGCCGATGTGGACGCCACATCGGCCATCGACACCGTCACCGTCTATCCTGATGGCGCCACCGTCACCCGCGTGATCGCGGTCGATCTTGCCTCCGGCGACAGCACCCTGGTCGCGAAGGATTTTCCGCTCTCGCTCGACCCGTCCTCGCTCCGCGTCGAGGGTGAGGCGGGTACAAAACTCACCATCGGCACGATCGATGCGCGGCCGCCGCGTGCGGCGCCGCCGGTGAATCTCCCTGAGCTCGACAAGCGCATCGAGGCGCTCAAGGACGAGCGTGCCGATTTGCAAGGCGCGATCGATGCTGCGGCCGCCCGGCGCAAATTCGCGCAGCGTTTTGCCGAAGCCTCACCCGCCGGTCTCGGCGAGAAGGGCGAGGCGCGCCCGATCACCGAATGGCGCGCGGCCTTTACCGCCGTGGCCGAGGAAGTCGCGGCGGCAGAAACGGCGATCCGGGATGCCTCGCGAAAGCAGCGCGAGATCGATCGCCAGATCGCGCAACTCGAAGCCGACCGGTCGGCCAAGCCGCCCAGCAAGCTCGAGGTTCGCATCGACATCGCCTCCGCAGCCGCGACGAAGGCAACGCTGCGGGTCACTTATGCCGTGCGCAATGCGCGCTGGCTGCCGCTCTATGATGCCCGGCTCGACACCGGCGCCAAGGACCGCAAGCCGCAGCTCGAGCTGGTCCGTCGCGCCGAGGTCACGCAGTCGACCGGCGAGGATTGGTCGAATGTCACGCTCGGCGTTTCCACCGTCCGCATCGCCCGCGGCGGCAGCGCACCGGAGCTGGGCTCGCTGGTGGCGCAATATCCGCAGATGGTGCAACAGGACCTGGTGAGGCCAGCGCCGGCATCCGCACCCGTGTTGAGAAAGATGGAGCCTCCGTCCTTCGCGGCCAAGGTTGCCGACTCATCCGAGCTGCGCGAGCGCGCCGATGAACAGCAGGCCGCCGCTGAGATCGGCGGCTTTCAGGCGACCTTCAAAATTCCGGGCCGTGTCAGCCTCGGCGCAGCCGAGGGGGCCAAGAGCCTGCGCATCGCCTCGATGAGCGTGCCCGCTGACCTCGCGGTGCGCGCCGCACCGGTGCTGGACCCTACCGCGTTCCTCGAAGCCAGTTTCAAGCAGACCGACGACACGACGTTGCTGCCGGGCAAGGTCGCGATCTACCGTGACGGCGTCTTCGTCGGCCGCGGCAAGCTCTCGGCCTCGGCCAAGGACGATATCGTGCGGCTCGGCTTCGGCGCCGACGATAAGATCAAGATCGAGCGCGCGGTACTCAAGCGCAACGAGGGTTCGGCGGGCCTGATCGTGACGACGTCGAAGACCGACGAGCGTGCGTTCAAGACCACCGTCCGCAACGGCCACGACTTCCCGATCCACGTCGCGATCGAGGATCAGCTCCCGGTCAGCGAGAACGAGGAGATCGTCGTCGAGATGCTGCCGGCGACCACGCCGCCCACGGCAAAGGATCTCCGCGACAAGCGCGGCGTGCTGGAATGGTCGTTCGATGCCAAACCCGGTGAAGTCAAGGATATCAACTTCGCCTGGCGCGTCCGCTGGCCGAAGGACAAGAACATGGTGATCGTGCCGTCGGGCTAGGCTACGGTGCCGGCATGTAGCGAAGCGCGGCGCTTTCTTACCTCGCCCCGCTTGCGGGGAGAGGGTTGGGGTGAGGGGGAGTCTCCGCGGGGACGATGAGAGTTGCACTCGCGGAGAGTCCCCCTCACCCGGAATACGCGCTTTCAGCGCGCATTCCGACCTCTCCCCGCAAGCGGGGCGAGGGAGCGCACCTTCATCGCGGCGCAGGCACAACCGCGCGCATCGACTGCGGCAATATGTAAGGCACGCCGTCGGCCTGATGGACGACGGCGTCGATCTCGAAGATCTCGCGGATGGTTTCGCGGGTGACGATATCGCTGCGCGGGCCGTCGGCGGCGAGCTTGCCGCCGTTCAGCACGATCAGCCGGTCGGCAAAGCGGATCGCGAGATTGAGATCGTGCAGGATCGCGATGACCGCCGTGCCGCCGGCCGCGCGGCTGCGCGCGGCTTCGACCAGGTCGATCTGGTGGCGCAGATCCAGGCTCGAGGTCGGTTCGTCCAGCAGCAGCAG
Encoded proteins:
- the hemN gene encoding oxygen-independent coproporphyrinogen III oxidase codes for the protein MRTDLAASYGEERLPRYTSYPTAPHFSPAVGADAYARWLSELPAGASASLYLHVPFCREMCWYCGCHTQIVRRDGLIAAYQRTLRSEISGVADPIGRRIKVEHIHFGGGTPTIMAPEAFAELMAAMRQAFFVLPSAEIAVEIDPRTLTSEMVEAMRLSGVNRASLGVQSFDPVVQRAINRVQSFEQTASVVDMLQRAGIRGINFDLIYGLPHQTIASCLDTVRRSLELAPARFSVFGYAHVPDFKKHQRMINEEHLPDGLARHDQACAIANALKEAGYVQIGLDHFARPDDAMAVAFEQGALRRNFQGYTTDQSEVLLGFGASAIGHLPQGYVQNAVQIGAYAQRIADGRLATAKGYGLTDDDRLRADIIERIMCEFGADLGDICARHGAKPEAMLQSASRLKPLISDGVVRLDGDRLAVASDSRFLVRSVAAAFDAHLDPGKQLHSRAV
- a CDS encoding DUF1858 domain-containing protein, encoding MPFRSDDLVDDIMRAAPHTIRVFLAFRMACVGCPIATFHTVDDACREHGIDRDKFLAALSECVPA
- a CDS encoding Crp/Fnr family transcriptional regulator, translated to MAKVDTSLVAHLPLFAGVKPEDLEEILREARSVRYPKNTAIFEQGADAQSFFLLLHGHVRAAKTTPTGEQIVVRYVAPGETFGLAMAIGAAQYPATAMAVDDSVALIWPNSAWPRLIERFPALAANTMQTVGKRLQESHTRILEMSTQQVEQRVAHALLRLASQSGKKLDHGIEIDFPISRQDIAQMTGTTLHTVSRILSGWESQGLVESGRQRIILRDPHRIVVLAERSPDSGAG
- a CDS encoding NnrS family protein, coding for MAGARSRNFQGWPLFANSFRPFFLLAAIQAGLSILVWLPMFYGELSVTSAFAPRDWHVHEMLYGFLPAVITGFLFTAIPNWTGRLPIQGTSLGVLLVVWLAGRGAVVLSAEIGWAFALAVDAAFLALVVAAATREIIAGGNWRNLPVVVLVLVLLSGNVAFHLEAHYEGAADVSIRVGIGVVVLLISLIGGRIIPSFTRNWLVKFNPGRLPVPFGRFDGVVVGLSALTLIAWIVAPLNAITAVAMAFVGLLHLVRLARWAGDRTTRERLLLILHVGYAFVPLGFLLNALAGFGALPPSAGIHAWMTGAAGVMTLAVMTRASLGHTGQALTASLATQAIYVAIIVAALARVTAVMLPAHGDVLLHIAACGWIVAFLGFAAAFGPLLAGSPRRALAIMGVPAPAR
- a CDS encoding AraC family transcriptional regulator, with the protein product MTDLIRSAGLSCYPEVARSVGLDPRQMMRKVRLPLTVLDKPDTPIAVPALRRLLELSAEASGAEDFGLRLAERGGLTNFGAVGLIVREQATVGEAIEAFSRFIHVHHDGMKLDVVRDKQTVTVTLHLRGRQPTAPRQSIDMALGSVHRIIQSLFGSDWRPQEVHLHYPPPHDRKRYRDFYGCRVIFNAEEDSIQLSTHDMERRIPSAHPLIASYLRKRIEAIETRPASWEQKVDEVVRSLLASGDCTVERVAEHLACTRRTIHRHLAEAGTSFSAILDAQRADLVIQLIEDPGRPLADIAAQLGFSAQSAMARWFRGRFGCTITDWRKGVRPPTANAA
- a CDS encoding response regulator: MPGNMLSKGEVFVIETDAASREQLSNALQQSAYDVICFADGASLLSEAKARMPACVLLEMPPDRSALEVLKRLREENCMAPVLVTSANGSIAMAVDAIKSGAADFIEKPFRTRDVVDRIDAAIDESAQPDSTRHRWLPSCEPLTARENDVLVHLAAGLTNKEVARRMHLSARTVEGYRASILKKAGARNVTDLLRRIFGQGSPSQA
- a CDS encoding mucoidy inhibitor MuiA family protein; the protein is MRTIARCLATTSLVLVTTALAAPSWAADVDATSAIDTVTVYPDGATVTRVIAVDLASGDSTLVAKDFPLSLDPSSLRVEGEAGTKLTIGTIDARPPRAAPPVNLPELDKRIEALKDERADLQGAIDAAAARRKFAQRFAEASPAGLGEKGEARPITEWRAAFTAVAEEVAAAETAIRDASRKQREIDRQIAQLEADRSAKPPSKLEVRIDIASAAATKATLRVTYAVRNARWLPLYDARLDTGAKDRKPQLELVRRAEVTQSTGEDWSNVTLGVSTVRIARGGSAPELGSLVAQYPQMVQQDLVRPAPASAPVLRKMEPPSFAAKVADSSELRERADEQQAAAEIGGFQATFKIPGRVSLGAAEGAKSLRIASMSVPADLAVRAAPVLDPTAFLEASFKQTDDTTLLPGKVAIYRDGVFVGRGKLSASAKDDIVRLGFGADDKIKIERAVLKRNEGSAGLIVTTSKTDERAFKTTVRNGHDFPIHVAIEDQLPVSENEEIVVEMLPATTPPTAKDLRDKRGVLEWSFDAKPGEVKDINFAWRVRWPKDKNMVIVPSG